A region of Streptomyces halobius DNA encodes the following proteins:
- a CDS encoding RelA/SpoT family protein: MPDEAQPLSPGLRPAGSTAARPDEPKPENAASADAPKPERQSAPNGTARSGPAAGRSAAASPPGVNGSAPAPDTAPKPGVKPGTKPKPGAKPKPGAKPPAASKQGPAPAKADPSGAPPADPPGVAAPKPLPPAPVGRSGSPNRVRARLARLGVQRSSPYNPVLEPLLRIVRSNDPKIEAATLRQVERAYQVAERWHRGQKRKSGDPYITHPLAVTTILAELGMDPATLMAGLLHDTVEDTEYGLDTLRRDFGDQVALLVDGVTKLDKVKFGEAAQAETVRKMVVAMAKDPRVLVIKLADRLHNMRTMRYLKREKQEKKARETLEIYAPLAHRLGMNTIKWELEDLAFAILYPKMYDEIVRLVAERAPKRDEYLAIVTDEVQADLRAARIKATVTGRPKHYYSVYQKMIVRGRDFAEIYDLVGIRVLVDTVRDCYAALGTVHARWNPVPGRFKDYIAMPKFNMYQSLHTTVIGPAGKPVELQIRTFDMHRRAEYGIAAHWKYKQEAVAGASKVRTDVPKGAGKGGQDTVNDMAWLRQLLDWQKETEDPGEFLESLRFDLSRNEVFVFTPKGDVIALPAGATPVDFAYAVHTEVGHRTIGARVNGRLVPLESTLDNGDLVEVFTSKAPGAGPSRDWLGFVKSPRARNKIRGWFSKERRDEAIEQGKDAIARAMRKQNLPIQRILTGDSLVTLAHEMRYPDISSLYAAIGEGHVAAQGVVQKLVQALGGQDEATEDIAESTPIRPRSKRRSSADPGVVVKGVDDVWVKLARCCTPVPGDPIIGFVTRGSGVSVHRADCVNVDSLSRQPERILEVEWAPTQSSVFLVAIQVEALDRSRLLSDVTRVLSDQHVNILSAAVQTSRDRVATSRFTFEMGDPKHLGHVLKAVRGVEGVYDVYRVTSARRP; encoded by the coding sequence TTGCCAGACGAGGCCCAGCCGCTCTCCCCCGGACTGCGTCCGGCGGGTTCCACCGCCGCACGCCCGGACGAGCCGAAGCCCGAGAACGCGGCTTCCGCGGACGCGCCGAAGCCCGAGCGGCAGAGCGCGCCCAACGGCACCGCCCGGTCCGGCCCGGCGGCCGGCCGGTCCGCCGCCGCGTCCCCGCCCGGCGTGAACGGCTCCGCTCCGGCCCCCGACACGGCCCCCAAACCGGGCGTCAAGCCGGGCACCAAGCCCAAGCCGGGCGCCAAGCCCAAGCCGGGCGCCAAGCCCCCGGCCGCGTCGAAGCAGGGACCCGCCCCGGCCAAAGCCGACCCGTCCGGCGCCCCGCCCGCCGACCCGCCCGGCGTCGCGGCCCCCAAGCCCCTGCCGCCCGCCCCCGTCGGCCGCTCCGGCTCGCCCAACCGGGTACGGGCCCGCCTCGCCCGGCTCGGAGTGCAGCGCTCCAGCCCGTACAACCCGGTCCTGGAACCGCTGCTGCGGATCGTCCGCAGCAATGACCCCAAGATCGAGGCGGCCACGCTGCGCCAGGTCGAGCGCGCCTACCAGGTCGCCGAGCGCTGGCACCGCGGCCAGAAGCGCAAGAGCGGCGACCCGTACATCACCCACCCCCTCGCGGTGACCACCATCCTCGCCGAGCTGGGCATGGACCCGGCCACCCTGATGGCGGGCCTGCTGCACGACACCGTCGAGGACACGGAGTACGGCCTGGACACCCTGCGCCGCGACTTCGGCGACCAGGTGGCCCTCCTCGTCGACGGCGTCACCAAGCTCGACAAGGTCAAGTTCGGCGAGGCCGCGCAGGCGGAAACGGTTCGCAAGATGGTCGTCGCGATGGCCAAGGACCCGCGCGTCCTGGTCATCAAGCTCGCCGACCGGCTGCACAACATGCGCACCATGCGCTATCTCAAGCGGGAGAAGCAGGAGAAGAAGGCCCGCGAGACCCTGGAGATCTACGCGCCCCTGGCCCACCGCCTGGGCATGAACACCATCAAGTGGGAGCTGGAGGACCTCGCCTTCGCGATCCTCTACCCCAAGATGTACGACGAGATCGTCCGCCTCGTCGCCGAGCGGGCGCCCAAGCGCGACGAGTATCTGGCCATAGTGACCGACGAGGTCCAGGCCGATCTGCGCGCCGCCCGCATCAAGGCCACCGTCACCGGCCGACCGAAGCACTACTACAGCGTCTACCAGAAAATGATCGTCCGCGGCCGGGACTTCGCGGAGATCTACGACCTGGTGGGCATCCGCGTCCTGGTCGACACCGTCCGGGACTGCTACGCCGCTCTCGGCACGGTGCACGCGCGATGGAACCCGGTCCCCGGCCGGTTCAAGGACTACATCGCGATGCCCAAGTTCAACATGTACCAGTCGCTGCACACGACGGTCATCGGGCCCGCGGGCAAGCCCGTCGAGCTGCAGATCCGCACCTTCGACATGCACCGCCGCGCGGAGTACGGCATCGCCGCGCACTGGAAGTACAAGCAGGAGGCGGTGGCCGGTGCCTCCAAGGTGCGGACCGATGTCCCCAAGGGTGCGGGCAAGGGCGGTCAGGACACCGTCAACGACATGGCCTGGCTGCGGCAGCTGCTCGACTGGCAGAAGGAGACCGAGGACCCGGGCGAGTTCCTCGAATCGCTGCGCTTCGACCTCTCCCGCAACGAGGTGTTCGTCTTCACACCGAAGGGCGATGTGATAGCGCTGCCGGCCGGCGCCACCCCCGTGGACTTCGCCTACGCGGTGCACACCGAGGTCGGCCACCGCACGATAGGAGCGCGGGTCAACGGGCGGCTCGTCCCGCTCGAATCGACCCTGGACAACGGCGACTTGGTGGAGGTCTTCACCTCCAAGGCGCCCGGCGCGGGACCGTCCCGCGACTGGCTGGGCTTCGTCAAGTCCCCGCGCGCCCGCAACAAGATCCGCGGCTGGTTCTCCAAGGAGCGCCGCGACGAGGCCATCGAGCAGGGCAAGGACGCCATCGCGCGCGCCATGCGCAAGCAGAACCTGCCGATCCAGCGGATCCTGACCGGCGACTCCCTGGTCACCCTCGCGCACGAGATGCGCTACCCGGACATCTCCTCCCTGTACGCGGCCATCGGCGAGGGCCATGTCGCCGCGCAGGGCGTCGTCCAGAAGCTGGTGCAGGCGCTCGGCGGCCAGGACGAGGCCACCGAGGACATCGCCGAGTCGACGCCGATCCGGCCGCGCTCCAAGCGGCGCTCCAGCGCCGACCCGGGCGTCGTCGTCAAGGGCGTCGACGATGTGTGGGTCAAGCTCGCCCGCTGCTGTACGCCGGTGCCGGGCGACCCCATCATCGGGTTCGTCACCCGCGGCAGCGGCGTATCGGTGCACCGCGCCGACTGCGTGAACGTCGACTCGCTGTCCCGGCAGCCGGAGCGGATCCTGGAGGTCGAGTGGGCGCCCACCCAGTCCTCGGTCTTCCTGGTCGCCATCCAGGTCGAGGCGCTGGACCGCTCCCGCCTGCTGTCGGACGTCACCCGGGTGCTCTCCGACCAGCACGTCAACATCCTGTCCGCGGCCGTCCAGACCTCCCGCGACCGGGTCGCCACCTCACGCTTCACCTTCGAGATGGGCGACCCGAAGCATCTGGGGCATGTGCTGAAGGCGGTACGGGGTGTGGAGGGCGTGTACGACGTCTACCGGGTCACGTCGGCCAGGAGGCCCTGA
- the secF gene encoding protein translocase subunit SecF, translating into MSKLGNIGARLYRGEVGYDFIGKRKIWYGVSILITITAIVGLAVSGLNKGIEFSGGAVFTTPKTSVSVTQAEHMAESVSGGHQAVVQKLGGGALRIQISDLDTKQSVPVQEKLAEELKVPAKDINTQLVGPSWGEQIADKAWQGLAVFMLLVVLYLAVAFEWRMALAALIALIHDITITVGIYALVGFEVSPGTVIGLLTILGYSLYDTVVVFDSLKEASKDLTKQTRFTYSEVANRSINSTLVRSINTTVVALLPVAGLLFVGGGVLGAGMLNDISLALFVGLAAGAYSSIFIATPLVADFKEREPQMKALAKRVLAKRAAAAAKGAAQEESPEAVPVGADDVDAGDGAAVVGPRAASRNRGRGRPSGKRR; encoded by the coding sequence GTGTCCAAGCTCGGAAACATCGGCGCCCGGCTCTACCGCGGCGAGGTCGGTTACGACTTCATCGGCAAGCGGAAGATCTGGTACGGCGTCTCGATCCTGATCACCATCACGGCCATCGTCGGCCTGGCGGTGAGTGGCCTGAACAAGGGCATCGAGTTCTCCGGCGGCGCGGTCTTCACCACCCCGAAGACCTCCGTGTCGGTGACGCAGGCGGAGCACATGGCCGAGTCGGTGTCCGGCGGCCACCAGGCCGTCGTGCAGAAGCTCGGCGGCGGCGCGCTGCGCATCCAGATCAGCGACCTGGACACCAAGCAGTCCGTCCCGGTGCAGGAAAAGCTCGCCGAGGAGCTGAAGGTCCCGGCCAAGGACATCAACACCCAGCTGGTCGGCCCGAGCTGGGGTGAGCAGATCGCCGACAAGGCATGGCAGGGCCTGGCCGTCTTCATGCTGCTCGTGGTGCTCTATCTGGCCGTCGCCTTCGAATGGCGGATGGCGCTGGCGGCCCTGATCGCGCTGATCCACGACATCACCATCACCGTCGGCATCTACGCCCTGGTCGGCTTCGAGGTCTCGCCGGGCACGGTCATCGGTCTGCTGACCATCCTCGGTTACTCCCTCTACGACACGGTCGTCGTCTTCGACAGCCTGAAGGAAGCCTCCAAGGACCTCACCAAACAGACCCGCTTCACCTACAGCGAGGTCGCCAACAGGAGCATCAACAGCACCCTGGTGCGCTCCATCAACACCACCGTCGTGGCGCTGCTCCCGGTCGCCGGTCTGCTGTTCGTCGGCGGCGGTGTGCTGGGGGCGGGCATGCTCAACGACATCTCGCTCGCGCTGTTCGTCGGTCTCGCCGCCGGTGCGTACTCCTCGATCTTCATCGCGACCCCGCTGGTCGCCGACTTCAAGGAGCGCGAGCCGCAGATGAAGGCCCTGGCCAAGCGGGTGCTGGCGAAGCGCGCCGCGGCCGCCGCCAAGGGCGCGGCCCAGGAGGAGTCGCCGGAAGCGGTCCCCGTGGGCGCCGATGACGTGGACGCCGGCGACGGCGCCGCGGTCGTGGGCCCCCGGGCCGCGTCCCGTAACCGTGGCCGTGGCCGCCCGTCGGGCAAGCGCCGGTGA
- the yajC gene encoding preprotein translocase subunit YajC, translating into MSIMTLLPFIVLIGAMFLMTRSAKKKQQAAQRMRDEMQAGTGVRTIGGMYATVKEIHEDTVLLEVAPGVHAIYAKNAIGSVLADEEYNRILDGAEGALHDEPVVPDDASALTEASSDEAPATGDQADKIDLGKAGADADKPADDADDAADDADDAKATAEVAKDEKKAGGADAK; encoded by the coding sequence GTGAGCATCATGACTCTCCTCCCCTTCATCGTCCTCATCGGGGCCATGTTCCTGATGACGCGGTCCGCCAAGAAGAAGCAGCAGGCGGCCCAGCGGATGCGGGATGAAATGCAGGCCGGCACCGGCGTCCGGACGATCGGCGGCATGTACGCCACCGTCAAGGAAATCCACGAGGACACCGTCCTCCTGGAGGTCGCCCCGGGCGTGCACGCCATCTACGCCAAGAACGCGATCGGCTCCGTACTCGCGGACGAGGAGTACAACCGCATCCTGGACGGCGCCGAGGGCGCCCTCCACGACGAGCCGGTCGTCCCCGACGACGCCTCCGCCCTGACCGAGGCCTCCAGCGATGAGGCGCCCGCCACGGGTGATCAGGCCGACAAGATCGACCTGGGCAAGGCCGGGGCCGACGCCGACAAGCCCGCCGACGACGCCGATGACGCCGCCGACGACGCCGACGACGCGAAGGCCACGGCGGAGGTCGCCAAGGACGAGAAGAAGGCCGGCGGCGCCGACGCGAAGTAA
- a CDS encoding adenine phosphoribosyltransferase, producing MSASAELRELLLDRITDIPDYPQPGVMFKDITPLLADAAAFGALTDAFVDLCARHRADKVVGLEARGFILAAPVAVRAGIGFVPVRKAGKLPGATLGQAYELEYGTAEIEMHADALAPGDRVLVIDDVLATGGTADASLQLIRRAGAEVAGLAVLLELGFLAGRQRLESGLKGAPLEALITV from the coding sequence GTGAGTGCCTCCGCCGAGCTGCGCGAGCTGCTCCTGGACCGGATCACGGACATCCCGGACTACCCGCAGCCGGGCGTGATGTTCAAGGACATCACGCCGCTGCTGGCCGACGCGGCCGCCTTCGGCGCGCTCACCGACGCCTTCGTCGATCTGTGCGCGCGTCATCGGGCGGACAAGGTCGTGGGTCTGGAGGCGCGCGGATTCATCCTCGCCGCTCCGGTGGCGGTGCGCGCGGGCATCGGCTTCGTCCCTGTCCGCAAGGCCGGCAAGCTGCCCGGGGCCACGCTCGGCCAGGCGTACGAGCTGGAGTACGGCACCGCCGAGATCGAGATGCACGCGGATGCGCTGGCCCCGGGCGACCGGGTGCTGGTGATCGACGACGTCCTGGCCACCGGTGGCACCGCCGATGCGTCGCTGCAGCTCATCCGCCGTGCGGGGGCGGAGGTCGCGGGCCTGGCGGTGCTGCTGGAGCTCGGTTTCCTGGCCGGGCGGCAGCGGCTGGAGTCCGGCCTGAAGGGCGCTCCGCTGGAGGCCCTGATCACGGTCTGA
- the secD gene encoding protein translocase subunit SecD, whose product MAAPKKGRRAPASQGHPGRSLVLILIAMVALVGAMFYTGTKTPRLGIDLAGGTSFTLAAQNQPGKPNAINETNMKTAAGIMERRVNGLGVSESEVQTQGSNHIVVNIPKGTDAKQARAQVGTTAQLGFRPVLTTTAGTKSPEPSPSPSKGANGEDKDKSGTDQEAKGKGDQGAKDGDKANASSTPTPTAGATTQGRAVTDALKKAPTAKPTASSSPSKPATPPPPPGGAEDIPAALQKKFAALDCSTKASRAAAGQQAASSKPTDQVVACNEDGSQKYVLGPIGVEGTDVKDAQAVFDSQQGQGWIVQMDFTSEGGKKFADITGKLATKVQPQNQFAIILDGAVVSDPRVSQRLNGGSATISGGFTQQSAEDLANMLSYGALPLSFKIDDETTVTAALGSEQLRAGLIAGAIGLALVIVYLVAYYRGLALVALASLGVSAVLTYAIMTLLGPAIGFALNLPAVCGAIVAIGITADSFIVYFERIRDEIREGRTLRPAVERGWPRARRTILVSDFVSFLAAAVLFIVTVGKVKGFAFTLGLTTVLDVVVVFFFTKALMTLLAKRKFFYEGHSWSGLDPERLGAKPPLRRRRSAPTQTKEA is encoded by the coding sequence GTGGCAGCACCGAAGAAGGGCCGCAGGGCGCCCGCGAGCCAGGGTCATCCGGGGCGGTCCCTGGTCCTGATCCTGATCGCGATGGTGGCGCTGGTCGGGGCCATGTTCTACACCGGCACCAAGACGCCCCGGCTGGGCATCGACCTGGCCGGCGGGACCAGCTTCACGCTGGCGGCCCAGAACCAGCCGGGCAAGCCCAACGCGATCAACGAGACCAACATGAAGACCGCCGCCGGCATCATGGAGCGGCGCGTCAACGGTCTCGGCGTGTCCGAGTCCGAGGTCCAGACGCAGGGCAGCAACCACATCGTCGTGAACATCCCCAAGGGGACGGACGCGAAGCAGGCCCGGGCGCAGGTAGGCACCACCGCCCAGCTCGGATTCCGCCCGGTGCTGACCACCACCGCGGGCACCAAGTCCCCCGAGCCCTCCCCCAGCCCCTCCAAGGGCGCGAACGGCGAGGACAAGGACAAGAGCGGCACCGATCAGGAGGCCAAGGGCAAGGGCGACCAGGGGGCGAAGGACGGCGACAAGGCGAACGCCTCGTCGACGCCGACGCCCACCGCGGGCGCCACGACCCAGGGCCGCGCCGTCACGGACGCCCTGAAGAAGGCACCCACCGCCAAGCCCACCGCGTCCTCCTCCCCGTCCAAGCCCGCGACGCCTCCGCCGCCCCCGGGCGGCGCCGAGGACATCCCGGCCGCGCTGCAGAAGAAGTTCGCCGCCCTGGACTGCTCCACGAAGGCGTCCCGCGCCGCGGCCGGTCAGCAGGCCGCGAGCTCCAAGCCGACCGACCAGGTCGTGGCCTGCAACGAAGACGGCTCGCAGAAGTATGTGCTCGGCCCGATCGGTGTCGAGGGCACCGACGTCAAGGACGCCCAGGCGGTCTTCGACAGCCAGCAGGGCCAGGGCTGGATCGTCCAGATGGACTTCACCTCCGAGGGCGGCAAGAAGTTCGCTGACATCACCGGCAAGCTCGCCACCAAGGTGCAGCCGCAGAACCAGTTCGCGATCATCCTGGACGGTGCGGTGGTCTCCGACCCGCGCGTCAGCCAGCGGCTCAACGGCGGCAGCGCCACCATCTCCGGCGGCTTCACCCAGCAGTCCGCCGAGGACCTGGCCAACATGCTGTCCTACGGCGCCCTGCCACTCTCCTTCAAGATCGATGACGAGACCACGGTCACCGCGGCGCTCGGCAGCGAGCAGCTGCGTGCCGGTCTGATCGCCGGCGCCATCGGCCTCGCCCTGGTCATCGTCTACCTGGTCGCCTACTACCGGGGGCTGGCCCTGGTCGCCCTGGCGAGCCTCGGTGTCTCGGCGGTCCTGACGTACGCGATCATGACATTGCTCGGCCCGGCCATCGGGTTCGCGCTGAACCTCCCGGCGGTCTGCGGCGCCATCGTCGCCATCGGTATCACCGCCGACTCCTTCATCGTCTACTTCGAACGCATCCGGGACGAGATCCGCGAGGGCCGCACCCTGCGTCCGGCCGTCGAGCGCGGCTGGCCGCGGGCCCGCCGTACGATCCTGGTCTCCGACTTCGTGTCGTTCCTGGCCGCCGCGGTGCTGTTCATCGTCACCGTCGGCAAGGTGAAGGGCTTCGCGTTCACGCTCGGCCTGACCACCGTCCTGGACGTCGTCGTGGTCTTCTTCTTCACCAAGGCGCTGATGACCCTGCTCGCCAAGCGCAAGTTCTTCTACGAGGGCCACTCCTGGTCCGGCCTGGATCCCGAGCGGCTGGGCGCCAAGCCGCCGCTGCGCCGACGCCGCAGCGCCCCCACCCAGACGAAGGAGGCGTGA